DNA from Candidatus Eisenbacteria bacterium:
TTCGCGGGGACCGTCGAAACTTTGAGCTCGAAGGAAGGAGCCGTCATGATCCTCATCATCATCGCCGTCGTCCTTTTCATCTTCCTCACGGGAATCCGGATCGTCCGCCCCACGCACCGGGGTCTCGTCGAGCGTCTCGGCAAGTACCAGCGCTTCGCCCGTCCCGGGTTCAACTGGGTGATTCCGATCATCGAGAGGATGATCCGCGTGAACATCACCGAACAGATGATCGACGCGCAGCCGCAGGAGATCATCACCAACGACAACCTGAACGCGAGCGTCGATGCACAGGTCTACTTCAAGGTGAAGGCAGACGAGGAGAGCGTGAAGGCCTCGCAATACAACGTGAACGACTACATCTACCAGATCGTGAACCTCGCCCGCACGACGCTCCGGAACATCATCGGGACGCTCACCTTGAAATCGGCGAACAGCGAGCGGGACCGGATCAACCGAGAGCTTCTCACCACGCTGAGCCAAGAGACGAGGAATTGGGGGATGGAGATCGTCCGCACGGAGCTGAAGGAGATCGACCCGCCCAAGGACGTCCAAGAGACGATGAACAAGGTCGTGAAGGCGGAGAATGAGAAGATCGCCGCGCTCGACTTCGCGAACGCCCGGGAGCGCGAGGCGGACGGAATGAAGCGGGCGGAGATCAAGAAGGCGGAAGGGGTCAAG
Protein-coding regions in this window:
- a CDS encoding SPFH/Band 7/PHB domain protein encodes the protein MILIIIAVVLFIFLTGIRIVRPTHRGLVERLGKYQRFARPGFNWVIPIIERMIRVNITEQMIDAQPQEIITNDNLNASVDAQVYFKVKADEESVKASQYNVNDYIYQIVNLARTTLRNIIGTLTLKSANSERDRINRELLTTLSQETRNWGMEIVRTELKEIDPPKDVQETMNKVVKAENEKIAALDFANAREREADGMKRAEIKKAEGVK